A window of the Haloarcula litorea genome harbors these coding sequences:
- a CDS encoding glycosyltransferase, translating to MARVAVVHNTLDLRGGADAVCAHVCEALDRDHEVVLFTVSETGLGTLDDLFGTDADVPVRTPPGTAVAAPLFARADDAFGPQLAPRSVVLARWLRRHLAAFDCAVSTANEFAFGVPSVQYVHFPQFNGHVPGPEGPDGTSGDAGVADRLWTRLSGLADRRLPADATLLANSGYTADHVAARYGRRPAVVHPPVDPISGEPWAERERGVVTVGRIAPDNRTLDAVRAVDRARERGVDLHLHLVGSTSDAYRSYVRRVERAVAERDHVRLHRGVSRDRLEALLGSHRYGLNPKHGEHFGMALAEYVAAGMVAFAHDSGGQREVVDGAPDRLFTDPASAADRLVAAVETDARPRLPPDRFGSERFHDRIRAAVAARLERR from the coding sequence ATGGCCCGCGTGGCGGTGGTCCACAACACGCTCGACCTCCGAGGGGGGGCCGACGCCGTCTGTGCCCACGTCTGCGAGGCGCTCGACCGCGATCACGAGGTGGTGCTGTTCACCGTCTCCGAGACCGGGCTCGGGACCCTCGACGACCTGTTCGGGACCGACGCCGACGTGCCCGTCAGGACCCCGCCGGGGACCGCCGTCGCCGCGCCGCTGTTCGCCCGCGCCGACGACGCGTTCGGCCCGCAGCTGGCCCCCCGAAGCGTCGTGTTGGCGCGGTGGCTCCGCCGGCACCTCGCCGCCTTCGACTGCGCGGTCAGCACGGCCAACGAGTTCGCGTTCGGGGTGCCGTCGGTCCAGTACGTCCACTTCCCGCAGTTCAACGGCCACGTCCCGGGTCCGGAGGGACCGGACGGAACGAGCGGCGACGCCGGCGTCGCTGACCGCCTGTGGACACGGCTGTCGGGGCTGGCCGACCGGCGGCTGCCCGCGGACGCGACGCTGCTGGCGAACTCCGGGTACACCGCCGACCACGTCGCGGCCCGGTACGGCCGCCGGCCCGCCGTCGTCCACCCGCCGGTCGATCCCATCTCAGGGGAGCCGTGGGCCGAGCGCGAACGGGGAGTGGTCACGGTCGGCCGGATCGCCCCCGACAACCGGACGCTGGACGCCGTCCGGGCGGTCGACCGGGCGCGCGAGCGGGGCGTCGACCTCCACCTCCACCTCGTCGGGTCGACCAGCGACGCCTACCGCTCGTACGTCCGGCGGGTCGAGCGCGCCGTCGCCGAGCGCGACCACGTCCGCCTCCACCGCGGGGTCTCGCGCGACCGGCTCGAAGCGCTGCTCGGGAGCCACCGCTACGGGCTCAATCCCAAGCACGGCGAGCACTTCGGGATGGCGCTGGCCGAGTACGTCGCCGCCGGGATGGTCGCGTTCGCCCACGACTCGGGCGGGCAGCGGGAGGTGGTCGACGGGGCACCCGACCGCCTGTTCACCGACCCCGCGTCGGCCGCCGACCGGCTCGTCGCGGCCGTCGAGACCGACGCCCGGCCGCGGCTCCCGCCCGACCGGTTCGGAAGCGAGCGGTTCCACGACCGGATTCGGGCGGCCGTGGCGGCTCGGCTCGAGCGGCGGTAG